Proteins from a genomic interval of Motacilla alba alba isolate MOTALB_02 chromosome 11, Motacilla_alba_V1.0_pri, whole genome shotgun sequence:
- the LOC119705771 gene encoding collagen alpha-1(I) chain-like gives MTTVTATTANSLPTCLGKTQASGWGWAEPPARPSLTGRAGRPRWAPGCDSGPALDSPRWAPGCDSGPGPALDSPRWAPRCDTGPGPALDSPRWAPRCDTGPGPALDSPRWAPRCDTGPGPAGAIRHLRPHGRGGARGRPSATGRDGRSEPQLRVKPPSPSRRGEMGKFTQMRYCECSCNKVPWNSVEIQDLRF, from the exons ATGACCACAGTGACGGCCACCACTGCCAACAGCCTTCCCACCTGTCTGGGGAAGACACAAGCCTCGG gctggggctgggccgagccccccgcccgcccctcgCTTACCGGCAGGGCGGGCCGGCCCCGATGGGCTCCGGGCTGTGACAGCGGCCCGGCCCTCGATAGCCCCCGATGGGCTCCGGGCTGTGACAgcggcccgggcccggccctcGATAGCCCCCGATGGGCTCCGCGCTGTGACaccggcccgggcccggccctcGATAGCCCCCGATGGGCTCCGCGCTGTGACaccggcccgggcccggccctcGATAGCCCCCGATGGGCTCCGCGCTGTGACaccggcccgggcccggccggcgcCATCCGCCACCTCCGCCCGCACGGCCGGGGCGGAGCGCGGGGCCGGCCCTCGGCCACGGGGAGGGACGGGCGGAGCGAG CCTCAGCTCCGTGTGAagcctccttctccttccagaCGAGGGGAGATGGGCAAATTCACACAAATGCGGTATTGTGAGTGTTCCTGCAACAAGGTGCCATGGAACAG TGTGGAAATACAAGACTTGAGATTCTAG